One Telluria mixta DNA window includes the following coding sequences:
- the ggt gene encoding gamma-glutamyltransferase, with amino-acid sequence MTHPVNTIACGLILSIVLTPPLALAKTPVATGTGGAVATISEKASASALAILNKGGNAIDAAVAAAATLGVTDPFSCGIGGGGFMVVYVAKDKRVVTIDHRETAPASFSPSVFQENGKAIDFDTAVASGASVGVPGTVRGWHEALERYGTMSFKQVLAPAIQVATKGFPVSETMHGLIVENEKKFGMFETTSKLYLKNGTALPTGTIVKNPDLAKAYRELAAKGYKVFYEGPLAQAVVAAVNRPPVTAGVQVRPGTMSLADLANYEARIRQPIRSTYRGYDIYGMPPPSSGGATVAEALNILEGFDLKAMPRANVEHLYLEASRLAFADRNAFLGDPEYVDAPIEGMLSKQFAAQRRSLIRPDRAAGVVPAGDAFLYENDQSFPLRPQQNLIMKEGTHTTHLTVSDKWGNVVAYTFTIESWGGSGIVVPGYGFLLNNEMTDFDFTGPAPNIPEAGKRPRSSMAPTIAFKDGKPAFTIGSPGGATIITTVLQTIVNYIDLGMTMDQAIDAPRLSQRNAKETSIEPGFAGTPQAQALEQFGHKWEAKPEEIGAANAIVFNPDGTVTAVSEGRRHGIGTALVQKRAH; translated from the coding sequence ATGACCCATCCCGTCAATACCATCGCCTGCGGGCTGATCCTCTCCATCGTCCTGACACCGCCGCTCGCGCTCGCCAAGACCCCGGTCGCGACGGGCACCGGCGGCGCCGTCGCCACGATCAGCGAAAAGGCGTCGGCCTCCGCGCTCGCGATCCTCAACAAGGGCGGCAATGCCATCGACGCGGCCGTCGCGGCGGCGGCCACGCTGGGCGTGACCGATCCGTTCAGCTGCGGCATCGGCGGCGGCGGCTTCATGGTCGTGTACGTTGCCAAGGACAAGCGCGTCGTCACCATCGACCACCGCGAGACGGCGCCCGCGTCGTTCAGCCCGTCCGTTTTCCAGGAAAACGGCAAGGCCATCGATTTCGACACGGCCGTCGCCAGCGGTGCGTCGGTCGGCGTGCCGGGCACCGTGCGCGGCTGGCACGAGGCGCTGGAGCGCTACGGCACGATGTCGTTCAAGCAGGTGCTGGCGCCCGCGATCCAGGTCGCGACGAAAGGTTTTCCCGTCAGCGAGACCATGCACGGCCTGATCGTCGAAAACGAGAAGAAGTTCGGGATGTTCGAGACGACGAGCAAGCTGTATCTCAAGAACGGCACGGCCCTGCCGACGGGTACGATCGTCAAGAATCCGGACCTCGCCAAGGCCTACCGCGAACTGGCGGCGAAAGGCTACAAGGTGTTCTACGAAGGACCGCTGGCGCAGGCCGTCGTCGCGGCCGTCAACCGTCCGCCCGTCACGGCCGGCGTCCAGGTCCGCCCCGGCACGATGAGCCTCGCGGACCTCGCCAACTACGAGGCGCGCATCCGCCAGCCGATCCGTTCCACCTACCGCGGCTACGACATCTACGGCATGCCGCCGCCCAGCAGCGGCGGCGCGACGGTGGCCGAGGCGCTGAACATCCTGGAAGGCTTCGACCTGAAGGCGATGCCGCGCGCGAACGTCGAGCACCTGTACCTCGAAGCGAGCCGCCTCGCCTTCGCCGACCGCAACGCCTTCCTCGGCGACCCGGAATACGTCGACGCGCCCATCGAAGGCATGCTGTCGAAGCAGTTCGCGGCGCAGCGCCGCTCGCTGATCCGGCCGGACCGCGCGGCCGGCGTCGTCCCGGCAGGCGACGCCTTCCTGTACGAGAACGACCAGAGCTTCCCGCTACGCCCGCAGCAGAACCTGATCATGAAAGAAGGCACGCACACGACCCACCTGACGGTGTCCGACAAATGGGGCAACGTCGTGGCCTACACGTTCACGATCGAATCGTGGGGCGGCAGCGGCATCGTCGTGCCGGGCTATGGCTTCCTGTTGAATAACGAAATGACGGACTTCGATTTCACCGGTCCGGCGCCGAACATCCCCGAAGCCGGCAAACGCCCGCGCAGCAGCATGGCGCCGACGATCGCGTTCAAGGACGGCAAGCCCGCCTTCACCATCGGCAGCCCGGGCGGCGCGACGATCATCACGACGGTGCTGCAAACGATCGTCAACTACATCGACCTCGGCATGACGATGGACCAGGCGATCGACGCGCCGCGGCTGTCGCAGCGCAACGCGAAAGAGACGTCGATCGAACCGGGTTTTGCGGGCACCCCGCAGGCCCAGGCGCTGGAACAGTTCGGCCACAAGTGGGAAGCAAAGCCCGAGGAGATCGGCGCCGCGAATGCCATCGTGTTCAATCCGGACGGCACCGTAACGGCCGTCAGCGAAGGCCGGCGCCACGGCATCGGCACGGCGCTCGTGCAGAAGCGCGCGCACTGA
- a CDS encoding AbiTii domain-containing protein has protein sequence MSQVSNITPQSQGVRKQSRSQHVLELARELLDDIELSRTPPENLILKASRLARWVGNDEIRLWLKREMGGYYVNCETSLKYMSLTGRWTDKENKRGYWGPLAQHEAAILAEKSKLSSMRTPDSSSDYALAAISSVTKSMSSTATYIATLSGIRTRVLALLHEFVSNVYYEKEFDSLAESIFENYKKEVDLLISQHCGDVLEKLPAVMDRLSDGDVESITHAMTTCRRIIESFADSIFPASDEIIEIGGNKLKLDASKHQNRINAFIHQRTNSQSRKQRLRQNLSNLFDRVSSAVHSESTAEEARALFLNTYLLLGEILHLDIRK, from the coding sequence ATGAGCCAAGTATCCAATATCACGCCGCAATCTCAAGGAGTGAGGAAGCAATCTCGTTCCCAACACGTGCTTGAGTTGGCTCGAGAACTTCTAGACGATATCGAACTTTCAAGGACTCCACCGGAGAATCTAATTTTGAAAGCATCAAGACTTGCCAGGTGGGTTGGCAATGATGAGATTCGCTTATGGTTAAAAAGGGAAATGGGCGGTTACTATGTTAATTGTGAAACTTCACTTAAATACATGAGTCTAACTGGTCGATGGACCGACAAGGAAAACAAAAGGGGTTATTGGGGTCCATTGGCTCAGCATGAAGCTGCAATATTGGCTGAGAAGTCAAAACTTAGTTCGATGCGCACTCCTGATTCCAGTAGTGATTATGCGCTGGCTGCCATTTCCAGTGTTACAAAGTCGATGTCGTCAACCGCTACTTACATTGCGACTCTTAGTGGAATTCGCACTCGAGTTCTTGCATTGTTGCATGAATTTGTTAGCAATGTCTATTACGAGAAAGAATTTGATAGTCTTGCCGAATCTATTTTTGAAAATTACAAAAAAGAAGTGGATTTGCTGATTTCTCAACATTGTGGCGATGTCTTAGAAAAATTGCCTGCTGTGATGGATAGGTTGAGTGACGGCGACGTCGAGTCCATCACCCACGCAATGACAACTTGTCGACGAATAATCGAATCTTTCGCAGACTCTATTTTCCCGGCATCTGATGAGATAATTGAGATTGGCGGAAATAAACTTAAGCTTGATGCGTCGAAGCACCAGAATAGAATCAATGCATTTATACACCAGCGAACGAACAGTCAGTCCCGCAAGCAAAGACTCCGCCAAAACTTGAGCAATCTTTTCGACCGTGTTTCGTCTGCTGTGCATTCTGAATCAACTGCGGAAGAGGCTCGGGCACTATTTCTAAATACTTATCTTTTGTTAGGCGAGATCCTCCATTTAGATATTCGAAAATAG
- a CDS encoding TerD family protein has protein sequence MAVNLQKGQKISLEKEAGGALSRVTMGLGWDVAKSGGFFGFGAKSQSVDLDASVVLFDEANRPVDVVWFRQLKSRDGSITHTGDNRTGAGDGDDEQIVVDLRTVPESVKSLVFTVNSFTGQNFSTVQNAFCRLFDTSNGKEIARYDLSVQGSHTAQIMAKLYRHNGEWKMHAIGENGTGRTFDDLMPLIVPHL, from the coding sequence ATGGCAGTCAATCTGCAGAAGGGCCAGAAGATCTCGCTGGAGAAGGAAGCCGGCGGCGCCCTGTCCCGTGTGACGATGGGTCTCGGCTGGGACGTCGCGAAGTCCGGCGGTTTCTTCGGCTTCGGCGCGAAGAGCCAGTCGGTCGACCTGGACGCCTCCGTCGTGCTGTTCGACGAAGCGAACCGCCCGGTCGACGTGGTCTGGTTCCGCCAGCTGAAAAGCCGCGACGGCAGCATCACGCACACCGGCGATAACCGCACGGGTGCCGGCGATGGCGACGACGAGCAGATCGTCGTCGACCTGCGCACGGTGCCGGAGAGCGTGAAGTCGCTCGTCTTCACCGTCAACAGCTTCACGGGCCAGAATTTTTCGACGGTCCAGAACGCGTTCTGCCGCCTGTTCGATACGAGCAACGGCAAGGAGATCGCGCGCTACGACCTGTCGGTGCAAGGCTCGCACACGGCCCAGATCATGGCCAAGCTGTACCGCCATAACGGCGAGTGGAAGATGCATGCGATCGGCGAGAACGGCACCGGCCGTACGTTCGACGACCTCATGCCGCTGATCGTCCCGCACCTCTGA
- a CDS encoding TIGR00266 family protein yields MPVFTVTGDVDPFLHVSMKRGETIYCESDAMVMMESTLDLKGKMKGGLGSALMRTFANGESFFQQHIEATRGDGDCLLSPTLPGAMQVVDCGPNQFIISDGAFVAASSSVDLRVRTQSLGNALFAQSGGFFVTETSGSGQVVVSGFGSMNVLDVEPGKDAIIDNSHVVAWDSTLHYEVSITTGTSGGFLGNLINSQTSGEGLVLRFSGRGKIYVCSRNRATFKAWMQAPGR; encoded by the coding sequence ATGCCAGTGTTTACCGTGACCGGGGACGTCGATCCCTTCCTGCATGTGTCAATGAAGCGCGGGGAAACCATCTACTGCGAATCGGATGCGATGGTCATGATGGAATCGACGCTCGACCTCAAGGGCAAGATGAAGGGGGGCCTGGGCAGCGCGTTGATGCGCACCTTCGCCAATGGCGAGTCGTTCTTCCAGCAGCATATCGAAGCGACCCGCGGCGACGGCGACTGCCTGCTGTCTCCCACGCTGCCGGGCGCGATGCAGGTGGTCGACTGCGGTCCGAACCAGTTCATCATCAGCGACGGCGCGTTCGTCGCGGCCAGTTCCAGCGTCGACCTGCGCGTGCGCACCCAGAGCCTCGGCAACGCGCTGTTCGCCCAGAGCGGCGGCTTTTTCGTGACCGAGACATCGGGCAGCGGCCAGGTGGTCGTCTCCGGCTTCGGCTCGATGAACGTGCTGGACGTGGAACCGGGCAAGGACGCGATCATCGACAACTCGCACGTCGTCGCCTGGGACAGCACCCTGCACTACGAGGTCTCGATCACGACCGGCACCAGCGGAGGCTTCCTGGGTAACCTGATCAACAGCCAGACCAGCGGCGAGGGCCTCGTCCTGCGCTTCTCCGGTCGCGGCAAGATTTATGTCTGTTCGCGCAACCGCGCCACGTTCAAAGCGTGGATGCAGGCGCCCGGACGCTGA